Proteins from a single region of Methanoculleus horonobensis:
- a CDS encoding alpha/beta hydrolase family protein, whose protein sequence is MKPGRTLITTITLFIAILSVVFAGCSATGEQSPVSPPATPVAAQASDCPALVFTDREFAFELQRTLGASYSGEADIGECLATASRIREGDFESWYGEWKATADNFRAAGDESLAAGHRVTAMEAYYRAATYYRTAEFFLHGNATDPRIVETWGMSRETFRNALALDAVPYEIVAVPYENTTLSGYFYAVDDSGRPRPLLIVQTGFDGCQEELHPYAMEGIRRGYNVLTFEGPGQGEVIRVQQIPFRHDWEKVIGPVVDYAVSRPDVDEGRIALWGISLGGYLAPRGAAYEPRIAALVADGGTYDVGQTLLANLEAGGAGNLTEDELREWLQTDPVEFNDAIRDVMAHDTGTRWLNENGMFVFDVGSPAEFWAKWMEFSLAGVAEEIRCPTLVCAGAADHFDPDGVQAKALYDHLTCERELMVFSDDYGAGSHCQLGAFAQSFGAKFDWLDDRMGMAGTSPGDHGEGVSNPSPAR, encoded by the coding sequence GTGAAACCCGGCAGAACCCTGATAACCACGATCACCCTTTTCATCGCAATCCTCTCCGTCGTCTTCGCGGGCTGCAGCGCGACGGGCGAGCAGTCGCCAGTATCGCCTCCCGCCACGCCGGTTGCCGCACAGGCCTCCGACTGCCCGGCGCTCGTGTTTACGGATCGGGAGTTTGCGTTCGAACTCCAGCGGACACTCGGCGCCTCGTATTCGGGAGAGGCCGATATCGGCGAGTGCCTTGCCACTGCGTCCAGGATCAGGGAAGGGGACTTCGAGAGCTGGTATGGCGAGTGGAAAGCGACCGCAGACAACTTCAGGGCGGCGGGCGACGAGAGTCTCGCCGCCGGGCACAGGGTCACCGCGATGGAGGCATACTACCGGGCCGCGACGTATTACCGGACGGCCGAGTTCTTCCTGCACGGCAACGCCACCGATCCCCGCATCGTGGAGACGTGGGGGATGAGCCGGGAAACGTTCCGCAACGCGCTCGCGCTCGACGCCGTCCCCTACGAGATCGTCGCCGTCCCGTACGAGAATACCACGCTGTCGGGCTACTTCTATGCGGTCGACGACTCCGGCAGACCCCGGCCGCTGCTCATCGTCCAGACCGGCTTCGACGGCTGCCAGGAGGAACTCCACCCGTACGCGATGGAGGGGATCCGGCGCGGATACAACGTCCTGACGTTCGAGGGGCCGGGCCAGGGCGAAGTGATACGGGTTCAGCAGATCCCGTTCCGCCACGACTGGGAGAAGGTGATCGGGCCCGTCGTGGACTACGCGGTGAGCCGGCCCGACGTCGACGAAGGTCGGATTGCGCTCTGGGGGATCTCGCTCGGGGGCTACCTCGCTCCCCGCGGTGCCGCATACGAGCCCCGGATCGCGGCGCTGGTCGCGGACGGGGGCACCTACGATGTCGGACAGACGCTCCTCGCGAACCTGGAGGCCGGCGGGGCAGGGAACCTGACGGAAGACGAACTCCGGGAGTGGCTGCAGACGGATCCGGTCGAGTTCAACGACGCCATCCGCGACGTCATGGCCCACGATACCGGCACCCGATGGCTGAACGAGAACGGGATGTTCGTCTTTGATGTCGGGTCGCCGGCGGAGTTCTGGGCGAAGTGGATGGAATTTTCGCTCGCCGGGGTTGCCGAAGAGATACGCTGCCCCACGCTGGTCTGTGCCGGTGCGGCCGACCACTTCGACCCGGACGGGGTGCAGGCGAAGGCGCTCTACGACCACCTCACCTGCGAGCGGGAACTTATGGTCTTCTCCGACGACTACGGTGCCGGGTCGCACTGCCAGCTCGGGGCGTTCGCGCAATCGTTCGGCGCCAAGTTCGACTGGCTCGACGATAGGATGGGGATGGCGGGGACTTCTCCCGGCGATCACGGGGAAGGCGTCTCGAACCCCTCTCCTGCAAGATAA
- a CDS encoding HEPN domain-containing protein — protein sequence MSYRFQDCVNRRGVVKRPASRAMVEKELVEAKRDLDSAKNSFCDSDFKWTIIKAYYSMFHTCKSLLFSAGYVEKSHECLIAAIEELFVEKGVLPAAVVSDLRRAKTAREAADYGLTYGEASANGTVHDAGEIFEIVSGYLAGEGFETPSP from the coding sequence ATGTCATACAGGTTTCAGGACTGCGTGAACCGCCGGGGTGTGGTCAAACGCCCCGCAAGCAGGGCGATGGTCGAGAAGGAGTTAGTCGAAGCGAAACGAGATCTCGATTCGGCGAAGAACTCTTTCTGTGACTCGGACTTCAAGTGGACGATCATCAAGGCATACTATTCTATGTTCCACACCTGCAAATCGCTGCTCTTTAGCGCCGGTTACGTCGAGAAAAGCCACGAGTGCCTTATAGCCGCCATCGAAGAGCTATTCGTCGAAAAAGGTGTGCTCCCTGCTGCAGTTGTCTCCGACCTCCGGAGGGCGAAGACCGCACGGGAGGCCGCCGACTATGGTCTGACGTACGGTGAAGCCTCCGCAAACGGAACCGTGCACGATGCCGGGGAGATCTTCGAGATAGTCTCCGGTTATCTTGCAGGAGAGGGGTTCGAGACGCCTTCCCCGTGA
- a CDS encoding MFS transporter: MVTPFRPTRWTLLFLLLAAMMVLMGGAAVAPALPLISEAFPDEPEATISMIITLPALAIALTGFFVGELSDRIGKIPVLAVSVAIFSIAGCSGYFLTSLPAILAGRFILGIGIAGIICTTSALIVCYYDGISRTRVLGYQAAAMGMGVVVLETSGGYLAGISWRAAFLIYLVGVVILAGVLLTMREPARVNVEKTAGAPEETFPASLLLPAYATVFLGNLLFFLVPTKFPYLIANLDAARILGENFALTAGIFLGAMGCASSLVGLVYGRVAWRFHRYTLLTLCFAFFGTGLCGLGFATSLPAVGVSVILVGLAQGILMPTILSWIAAITPKPFIGRASGGFSVTMNLGLFVSTLAMVPVIAVVATYGNLFLAFGSAAFALALPYLFSMVKRQFAPPGVAVDVKPGAE, encoded by the coding sequence ATGGTTACACCGTTCAGACCAACGAGATGGACGCTGCTTTTCCTCCTGCTTGCAGCCATGATGGTTCTCATGGGAGGAGCTGCAGTCGCGCCGGCTCTACCGTTGATCAGCGAAGCATTTCCCGATGAACCAGAAGCCACGATCTCCATGATCATTACACTTCCCGCGCTTGCGATAGCCCTCACCGGCTTTTTCGTCGGAGAACTCTCGGACAGGATCGGTAAAATACCGGTCCTTGCCGTCTCTGTTGCTATCTTCTCCATCGCGGGATGCTCCGGATATTTCCTCACCTCCTTACCCGCAATACTGGCCGGGAGGTTCATCCTCGGGATCGGCATCGCCGGGATCATCTGCACGACGTCCGCCCTGATCGTCTGTTATTACGATGGGATCTCCCGCACCAGGGTGCTCGGATACCAGGCGGCCGCAATGGGCATGGGAGTGGTGGTCCTCGAGACCAGCGGCGGTTATCTCGCAGGGATATCCTGGCGTGCGGCGTTTCTCATCTATCTGGTCGGTGTCGTCATTCTCGCGGGCGTTCTCCTGACGATGAGGGAACCCGCTCGCGTGAACGTCGAGAAGACGGCGGGAGCACCCGAAGAGACCTTCCCGGCCTCCCTCCTCCTCCCTGCATATGCAACCGTGTTCCTCGGGAACCTGCTCTTCTTTCTGGTGCCCACGAAGTTCCCGTACCTGATTGCGAATCTGGATGCAGCGCGGATCCTGGGCGAAAACTTCGCGCTTACCGCCGGGATATTCCTCGGAGCCATGGGCTGCGCCTCCTCGCTCGTGGGACTCGTTTACGGGAGAGTTGCCTGGAGGTTCCACCGGTATACCCTGCTCACCCTCTGCTTTGCCTTCTTCGGAACCGGTCTGTGCGGCCTCGGGTTTGCCACGTCGCTTCCCGCCGTCGGGGTCTCCGTGATCCTCGTCGGTCTGGCCCAGGGCATCCTGATGCCGACGATCCTGAGCTGGATCGCCGCGATCACGCCGAAACCGTTCATCGGCAGGGCAAGCGGCGGGTTCTCGGTGACCATGAACCTCGGCCTGTTCGTCTCCACGCTTGCCATGGTGCCGGTCATCGCGGTTGTCGCGACCTACGGCAACCTCTTCCTGGCGTTCGGATCTGCGGCGTTTGCGCTCGCTCTGCCGTATCTTTTCTCGATGGTGAAACGGCAGTTTGCCCCGCCGGGGGTTGCCGTCGACGTGAAGCCCGGGGCGGAGTGA
- a CDS encoding nucleotidyltransferase domain-containing protein, producing the protein MDNPTRQPPHNKTPEPTPAGDLHPWDFLDDYGSLLRKSSLILLVVLGREYTKQFHVRDLSRMVGRDVSLVSRNLKDLEAMGLVTRDDVGNLAFYQARMESVLLRQMKIWFTLLELQPLVRDLQDVTTSVVLYGSCARGEDTSSSDIDLYIETAEKEPVREVLERHRAALSRELSPVVHTPDETYRLKTGDAPFFDSIRQGIVLSG; encoded by the coding sequence ATGGATAACCCCACCCGGCAACCCCCGCACAACAAGACCCCGGAGCCCACCCCGGCCGGGGACCTCCACCCCTGGGACTTCCTGGACGATTACGGCTCGCTCCTCCGGAAGTCGTCGCTGATCCTCCTCGTCGTCCTCGGAAGGGAATACACGAAACAGTTTCACGTCCGGGATCTCTCGCGGATGGTGGGGCGCGACGTCTCGCTCGTCAGCAGAAACCTCAAAGACCTGGAGGCGATGGGTCTGGTCACCCGTGATGACGTGGGAAACCTCGCCTTTTACCAGGCGAGGATGGAGAGCGTTCTCCTCCGGCAGATGAAGATCTGGTTCACACTCCTGGAACTGCAGCCCCTCGTCCGCGACCTGCAGGACGTGACGACGAGCGTCGTCCTCTACGGCAGTTGTGCACGAGGGGAGGATACGTCTTCGAGCGATATCGACCTCTATATCGAGACCGCCGAAAAAGAACCCGTCCGGGAGGTGCTGGAACGGCACCGGGCCGCTCTCTCGCGGGAACTCTCCCCGGTCGTCCATACCCCGGACGAAACCTATCGATTAAAGACTGGGGATGCCCCATTCTTCGATAGTATCCGACAGGGGATTGTTCTAAGCGGGTGA
- a CDS encoding cache domain-containing protein, giving the protein MQSDSSAAVLTPEITTVPEAEYTSNETLVAFVESAGAYVQENGKEAALAEFNDPNGRFVQGELYIYAYDFNGTTLAHPVNPEKVGVNRLNETEGNVGAFLREMNDAVRNGDGFGRIAYINPTRDRTLESKLAYGVQVDEDWWLGSGIYTGSVDLPEAANPTVRADYPGMVGVWRADDGVVYFLNDTIDEVLAGENRWVVTAQDDRVISGFKVFSLPDGTVENQTFVGIFDPNKETISFIDQPGGWATGTLADQDTLYIAWTNPGGDTATVVGALTLHRDTTA; this is encoded by the coding sequence ATGCAGAGTGATTCCAGTGCCGCTGTCCTGACACCAGAGATTACCACCGTACCAGAGGCAGAGTACACCTCGAACGAGACGCTCGTCGCCTTCGTCGAGAGCGCGGGTGCCTATGTGCAAGAAAACGGCAAGGAGGCCGCCCTTGCCGAGTTCAACGACCCGAACGGAAGGTTCGTCCAGGGTGAACTCTATATCTACGCGTATGACTTCAACGGCACCACCCTCGCCCACCCGGTGAACCCCGAGAAGGTCGGCGTCAACCGCCTGAATGAGACCGAGGGGAATGTGGGGGCGTTCCTCCGGGAGATGAACGATGCTGTCAGGAACGGGGACGGTTTCGGCCGGATTGCCTACATCAACCCCACGCGTGACCGGACGCTCGAGTCGAAACTGGCGTACGGGGTGCAGGTGGACGAGGATTGGTGGCTCGGCTCCGGGATCTACACAGGGTCCGTCGATCTGCCCGAGGCAGCAAACCCGACGGTCCGGGCCGATTACCCCGGGATGGTCGGCGTCTGGAGAGCGGACGACGGCGTTGTGTACTTCCTGAATGACACGATCGACGAGGTGCTTGCCGGAGAGAACAGATGGGTGGTCACCGCGCAGGACGACCGGGTCATCAGCGGGTTCAAGGTCTTCTCCCTGCCGGATGGAACGGTGGAGAACCAGACGTTTGTAGGCATATTCGATCCCAACAAAGAGACCATATCGTTCATCGACCAGCCGGGAGGATGGGCGACGGGAACCCTGGCCGATCAGGACACCCTCTACATCGCCTGGACGAACCCGGGCGGTGATACGGCAACGGTGGTGGGCGCTCTGACCCTGCACCGGGATACCACAGCGTGA
- a CDS encoding M13 family metallopeptidase, with product MKHVLLTLLLIAVLACAGCSAPSGTATLDPVSQPPESEFVLNESVHPGDDFYAYVNDPWIAEHPIPADKQYYTTLTAMHDDVDDDLHTLFEEAAAAPPGSVDRNTTLLGTFYRSGMDTDAIDREGLSGISDLLAAIDAIDSRADLTATTVVLLEQGFLPVYFYGAGTNPENSSEMIPYLYQGGLGLPQRDYYLRNDSESVELQDAYREHIARVLVLAGESSEQAAAGAEAVYAMEKALAAAHLSSEEGRDPQKITNIHTLAELEERYPAVGWETLAAIPGSGPVEEVHVYQPGYVEELDSLLVTAPLEDWKVYLRYRLIDQASPYLGAPFEEEHFAFYETTLYGVPEMKPRWQRVVAAESELLGDLVGREYVARYVDPRTRDMVSEMVVAIRETFDERITDLTWMSEPTKAAAHEKLAAMGEKIAYPDQWTDYSGLNLSDSYVENVRAAKAHSFIHGPEGLEKVGGPVDPGTWFMPPQTVNAFYDPTRNEMVFPAAVLQPPLFDPDADPAFNYAALGWIVGHEMTHGFDDQGRQYDKDGNLKDWWTEEDAANFNDRTALLVAEYNAFEALPALYVNGNLTLGENIADLGGLTMAYHAWKKAENVSADSAADRRFFLAAPRLWRANDRGDSLRNLVLTDPHSPEKFRVNGALFNIPEFYEAFPEIQPGDALYREVEERPVIW from the coding sequence GTGAAGCACGTTCTTCTGACCCTTCTCCTGATCGCCGTTCTCGCCTGCGCGGGGTGCTCCGCCCCGTCCGGGACGGCGACCCTCGATCCCGTATCGCAGCCGCCCGAAAGCGAGTTCGTCCTCAACGAATCCGTCCATCCGGGCGACGACTTCTACGCTTACGTGAACGATCCGTGGATAGCGGAGCACCCTATCCCGGCCGACAAGCAGTATTACACGACACTCACCGCGATGCACGATGATGTGGACGACGATCTTCATACCCTCTTCGAGGAGGCTGCAGCGGCTCCGCCGGGGAGTGTTGATCGGAATACCACCCTCCTTGGAACATTCTACCGGTCGGGCATGGATACCGATGCGATCGACCGGGAGGGACTCTCCGGGATCTCCGATCTCCTCGCGGCGATCGATGCGATCGACTCCCGTGCCGACCTGACCGCGACCACGGTCGTCCTCCTGGAGCAGGGCTTCCTCCCGGTCTACTTCTACGGGGCCGGAACCAACCCCGAGAACAGCAGCGAGATGATTCCGTACCTCTACCAGGGCGGGCTCGGGCTGCCGCAACGGGACTACTACCTCCGAAACGACAGCGAGAGCGTGGAGCTCCAGGACGCCTACCGGGAGCACATCGCCCGGGTGCTGGTGCTCGCCGGCGAGTCCTCAGAGCAGGCCGCCGCCGGCGCAGAGGCCGTATACGCCATGGAGAAGGCCCTTGCCGCCGCCCACCTCAGCTCCGAGGAGGGCCGCGACCCGCAGAAGATCACGAACATCCACACCCTCGCCGAACTGGAGGAACGGTACCCCGCGGTCGGGTGGGAGACCCTCGCCGCCATCCCGGGCTCCGGGCCGGTCGAGGAGGTGCACGTCTACCAGCCGGGCTACGTGGAGGAACTCGATTCCCTGCTCGTGACCGCGCCGCTCGAAGACTGGAAGGTCTACCTGCGCTACCGGCTGATCGACCAGGCGTCCCCTTACCTTGGGGCGCCGTTCGAGGAGGAGCACTTCGCCTTCTACGAGACGACGCTCTACGGGGTTCCCGAGATGAAGCCCCGGTGGCAGCGTGTCGTAGCGGCGGAGAGCGAGCTCCTCGGCGACCTGGTGGGCCGGGAGTATGTCGCCCGGTACGTCGATCCCCGGACACGCGATATGGTATCGGAGATGGTCGTTGCCATCCGCGAGACCTTTGATGAACGGATAACCGATCTTACCTGGATGAGCGAGCCGACGAAGGCCGCGGCCCACGAGAAACTTGCCGCCATGGGGGAGAAGATCGCGTATCCCGACCAGTGGACGGACTACTCCGGGCTGAACCTCTCGGACTCATACGTGGAAAACGTCCGTGCCGCAAAGGCCCATTCCTTCATCCACGGTCCCGAAGGGCTTGAGAAGGTCGGCGGGCCGGTCGACCCGGGCACCTGGTTCATGCCCCCGCAGACGGTGAACGCCTTCTACGACCCGACCAGGAACGAGATGGTCTTCCCCGCGGCCGTCCTCCAGCCGCCGCTCTTCGACCCCGATGCGGATCCCGCCTTCAACTACGCGGCGCTCGGCTGGATTGTCGGGCACGAGATGACGCACGGTTTCGACGACCAGGGAAGGCAGTACGACAAAGACGGAAACCTGAAGGACTGGTGGACGGAGGAGGACGCCGCGAACTTCAACGACCGGACGGCCCTGCTCGTCGCCGAGTACAACGCGTTCGAGGCGCTTCCCGCCCTTTACGTCAACGGCAACCTCACCCTAGGGGAGAACATCGCCGACCTCGGCGGCCTGACCATGGCCTACCACGCCTGGAAGAAGGCGGAGAACGTCTCGGCCGACTCCGCCGCGGACCGGCGGTTCTTCCTCGCGGCCCCCCGCCTCTGGAGGGCGAACGACCGGGGGGATTCGCTCCGGAACCTGGTGCTGACCGACCCCCATTCCCCGGAGAAGTTCCGGGTGAACGGCGCTCTCTTCAACATCCCGGAGTTTTACGAGGCGTTCCCGGAGATCCAGCCCGGCGACGCCCTGTACCGGGAGGTCGAGGAGAGGCCCGTCATCTGGTGA
- a CDS encoding Fic family protein, with translation MKPPRTPEYSPADVKKAWEHADTRDVIDAVFNYNKRYLHWEELKWRDLPVDPLYVWILMKAFRERDMKYVSFDDLRLKYNLLDDFLENLHFLDRSAAEIISSGLDSRPQDRNRFITNSLMEEAIASSQIEGAAVTRTIAKKMLREQRKPATKDERMILNNYITMKRITQVKDEDLTPELILEIHKTITRDTLEDPNDEGRFRDNNEIRVFDMRGNVLHTPPDFALIEGLIEELCAFANNDDGQFIHPVIKGIILHFLIGYIHPFNDGNGRTARSIFYWYMLRKDYWLFEYMAVSRAIKDAEGQYKLAYLYTESDENDLTYFIRYNLAAVKTAVDNIRKYIEKKQGESKQTLTILQKNEGLSLRQAEIIKSLIKHPDKPITIKEIVETYRVAYGTARSDLFRLEELGYLAKRKSGKEYIFIFRGLKE, from the coding sequence ATGAAACCCCCTCGCACTCCCGAATACTCTCCGGCAGATGTAAAGAAGGCCTGGGAGCATGCGGATACCAGAGATGTGATCGACGCGGTCTTCAACTACAACAAACGGTACCTGCACTGGGAGGAACTCAAATGGCGCGATCTCCCGGTAGACCCCCTTTACGTCTGGATACTGATGAAGGCCTTCAGAGAGAGGGATATGAAATATGTCTCGTTCGACGATCTTCGGCTGAAATATAACCTTCTTGATGATTTTCTCGAAAACCTTCATTTTCTCGACAGATCGGCAGCGGAGATCATCTCATCGGGCCTCGATTCGCGGCCCCAGGATCGGAACCGGTTCATCACCAACTCCCTGATGGAAGAGGCGATTGCATCGAGCCAGATTGAAGGAGCCGCAGTCACGAGGACGATTGCAAAAAAGATGCTCCGTGAACAGAGGAAGCCCGCCACGAAAGACGAGAGGATGATCCTGAATAACTACATCACGATGAAGAGGATCACGCAGGTAAAAGACGAAGATCTGACCCCGGAGTTGATCTTAGAGATCCACAAGACCATCACCCGGGATACGCTCGAAGATCCGAACGACGAAGGGAGATTCAGGGACAACAACGAGATCAGGGTCTTTGATATGCGGGGCAATGTCCTGCACACGCCTCCCGATTTCGCGTTGATCGAAGGACTCATCGAGGAACTCTGCGCCTTTGCAAACAACGACGACGGGCAGTTCATCCATCCGGTGATCAAAGGCATCATCCTGCACTTCCTGATAGGATACATACATCCGTTCAATGACGGAAATGGTCGGACTGCACGGAGTATCTTTTACTGGTATATGCTGCGGAAGGACTACTGGCTGTTCGAATATATGGCGGTATCGAGAGCGATAAAAGACGCGGAGGGGCAGTACAAACTCGCATACCTCTACACCGAGAGCGACGAAAACGACCTCACGTATTTCATCCGCTACAATCTCGCGGCAGTAAAGACCGCGGTCGACAATATCCGGAAGTACATCGAGAAGAAGCAGGGAGAGAGCAAACAGACGTTGACCATTCTTCAAAAGAACGAGGGGCTGAGCCTTCGCCAGGCAGAGATCATCAAATCCCTTATCAAACATCCGGATAAGCCGATCACGATCAAGGAGATCGTCGAGACATACCGTGTGGCCTATGGAACGGCAAGAAGCGATCTCTTCCGACTCGAAGAGTTGGGATACCTGGCGAAGCGGAAGTCGGGCAAGGAGTATATCTTCATATTCAGGGGTTTGAAGGAGTGA